A window of the Cucurbita pepo subsp. pepo cultivar mu-cu-16 chromosome LG01, ASM280686v2, whole genome shotgun sequence genome harbors these coding sequences:
- the LOC111797212 gene encoding probable receptor-like protein kinase At1g11050, translating into MQKVESMKIFITFLLCLLSVTSAANPTCPMDLNYVLRIPWNATDCRNPFFHATAKAAMNDTSKIPCCQTLLSLYGIALAQHLKETTLFNLPDLATSISCLRDYQSKLSSLSLPGDVASLCFDPLQFVISDNVCAGIQTTRDWVSKLGKNTPLDSGCRSELVGPSCDACLASGFKVQSILTGIDGNKSHSMDCFYFAILYAAGIVNEFGPEGRSALGCIFNLQLTENELKNKHPALVYGLVAAAIGVLIVSVLLGICFWYYKWKKLVKKSSLEFDVELDEQGSRPHARPNTGSIWFKIQELEKATDNFSSKNFIGRGGFGLVYKGSLPDGSMVAVKKVIESDFQGNAEFCNEVEIISNLKHRNLVPLRGCCVIDGDDDHDESGSERYLVYDYMPNGNLDDHLFLSPFDHVGTVKKPLTWPQRKNIILDVAKGLAYLHYGVKPAIYHRDIKATNILLDADMRARVADFGLAKQIREGQSHLTTRVAGTHGYLAPEYALYGQLTEKSDVYSFGVVVLEIMCGRKALDFSLLSSPRAFLITDWAWSLVKGGKIGETLDPSLLKDEGSSNSNPKGIMERFVAVGILCSHVMVALRPTIMDALRMLEGDIEVPQISDRPVPYGHPSFVGDGSNFSISPTLSGPQVHSGDMLR; encoded by the coding sequence ATGCAGAAAGTGGAATCGATGAAGATTTTCATTACCTTCCTTCTCTGTTTACTCTCTGTAACTTCAGCAGCCAACCCCACCTGCCCAATGGATCTCAACTATGTCCTTAGAATCCCATGGAATGCGACTGATTGCCGAAACCCCTTCTTCCATGCCACCGCCAAAGCCGCCATGAATGACACCTCCAAAATCCCATGTTGTCAAACCCTTTTGTCCTTGTATGGAATCGCTCTGGCCCAACACCTCAAAGAAACCACTCTTTTCAATCTCCCAGACCTCGCAACCTCCATCTCTTGCCTTCGCGATTACCAATCAAAGCTCTCATCGCTCTCCCTTCCCGGCGACGTTGCATCGCTTTGCTTCGATCCTTTGCAGTTTGTGATATCTGATAATGTCTGTGCAGGTATTCAAACTACTCGAGATTGGGTTTCGAAGCTTGGCAAGAACACGCCGCTCGATTCTGGATGTCGATCGGAACTTGTTGGTCCAAGTTGTGATGCGTGCCTCGCCTCTGGTTTCAAAGTCCAATCGATTCTAACTGGAATTGATGGTAATAAATCTCATTCTATGGATTGTTTTTACTTCGCTATTCTTTATGCTGCTGGAATCGTTAATGAATTTGGCCCTGAGGGACGTAGTGCATTAGGTTGCATCTTTAATCTACAATTGACtgaaaatgaattgaaaaataaacatCCTGCTCTAGTTTATGGTCTTGTTGCTGCTGCTATTGGAGTATTGATCGTTTCTGTTCTGCTTGGGATTTGCTTTTGGTATTACAAATGGAAAAAGTTAGTCAAGAAATCTAGCTTAGAGTTTGATGTAGAACTGGATGAACAAGGGTCTAGGCCACATGCCAGGCCTAATACTGGATCAATTTGGTTCAAGATTCAGGAGCTTGAGAAGGCCACTGacaatttttcttcaaaaaactTCATTGGGAGAGGTGGGTTTGGTTTAGTTTACAAAGGGTCATTACCTGATGGAAGTATGGTGGCTGTGAAGAAGGTTATTGAATCAGATTTTCAAGGCAATGCAGAGTTTTGCAATGAGGTTGAAATAATCAGTAATTTGAAGCATAGGAACCTTGTGCCACTTAGAGGTTGCTGTGTGATTGATGGGGATGATGATCATGATGAGAGTGGAAGTGAGAGATATCTTGTTTACGATTACATGCCCAATGGAAACCTTGATGatcatttgtttctttcacCATTTGATCATGTTGGAACTGTAAAGAAGCCATTGACATGGCCTCAAAGGAAGAACATTATCTTGGATGTGGCAAAAGGTTTAGCTTATCTTCATTATGGAGTGAAGCCTGCCATATATCACAGAGATATCAAGGCAACGAACATATTGCTAGATGCAGATATGCGAGCAAGAGTGGCGGATTTCGGGCTTGCTAAACAGATTAGGGAAGGACAGTCTCATCTAACAACTCGAGTTGCGGGAACTCATGGGTATTTAGCTCCTGAATATGCACTTTATGGACAACTTACTGAGAAGAGTGATGTTTATAGCTTTGGAGTCGTTGTTTTGGAGATAATGTGTGGGAGGAAAGCTCTTGATTTCTCTTTGTTGTCGTCGCCACGTGCGTTTCTGATCACGGATTGGGCTTGGTCGTTGGTGAAAGGTGGGAAAATAGGGGAAACGTTAGATCCTTCTCTGCTGAAAGATGAAGGGTCTTCTAATTCAAATCCAAAAGGCATAATGGAGAGGTTTGTTGCAGTGGGCATTTTGTGTTCTCATGTGATGGTGGCTTTGAGGCCTACCATTATGGACGCTTTGAGAATGTTGGAGGGGGACATAGAAGTTCCCCAAATCTCTGATCGGCCAGTGCCTTATGGGCATCCTTCATTTGTTGGCGATGGCAGCAACTTCAGTATATCGCCAACATTGAGCGGGCCTCAAGTGCATAGCGGTGACATGCTCAGATGA